One genomic window of Quercus lobata isolate SW786 chromosome 9, ValleyOak3.0 Primary Assembly, whole genome shotgun sequence includes the following:
- the LOC115961714 gene encoding proteasome assembly chaperone 2-like yields the protein MGRVIPPSMKAIIKIMTSPSSRLVIISSGEQYRRATSCEPLPPIRVTDFALIRKKKLEFVVEEGKKPHGQCSTLLLPALSIGNVGQLAMDLMVSSTRAERIGFFDDPFLLPCVGNDAYGPQPQGQLALPLEAYDSSSNALTLVQLRSPVVKGKMVEFAKNLADFAAATGKKHAVVLSSLDFGRCRNIDMSSGLQTYYLSSTNSDGTDDYCEQIGWKRLQEYNPTQRCWKYLGTLAEGNAMQDNNPFEDELEEEDYYPSLPFAALFSCFKAKGLKVTCLLCYCSEGDNIQDAFHLAEAACKLLGLSPSNFHGNEGNGWLIPYSWKTVYGLPPDMSIF from the exons ATGGGGAGGGTCATTCCCCCTTCCATGAAAGCTATCATAAAGATTATGACTTCTCCCTCTTCTCGGTTGGTTATTATTTCTTCTGGGGAACAGTACCGCAGGGCAACTTCCTGCG AGCCATTGCCCCCAATCCGAGTGACTGATTTTGCtctgataagaaaaaaaaaattggaatttgttgttgaagaaggcaagaaaccTCATGGCCAGTGCTCCACTCTCCTTCTG CCAGCTTTATCGATTGGGAATGTGGGGCAATTGGCAATGGATCTTATGGTATCGTCGACAAGAGCAGAAAGAATTGGGTTTTTCGAtgacccttttcttcttccttgtgTAGGAAACGATGCCTATGGTCCTCAACCTCAAGGCCAACTAGCTCTTCCTCTTGAAG CTTATGATTCCTCCTCTAATGCACTGACTCTTGTCCAACTGAGGTCCCCGGTTGTTAAG GGGAAGATGGTTGAATTTGCTAAAAACTTGGCTGATTTTGCTGCTGCTACTGGAAAGAAACATGCCGTTGTGCTCTCTAGCTTAGATTTTGGGAGGTGTCGAAATATTGATATGTCAAG TGGTTTGCAGACATACTACTTGTCTAGCACCAATTCTGATGGAACAGATGATTACTGCGAGCAAATTGGGTGGAAAAGACTGCAGGAATACAACCCTACTCAGAGATGTTGGAAATATCTCGGCACTTTAGCCGAAGGAAATGCCATGCAGGATAACAACCCTTTTGAAGATGaactagaagaagaagattacTACCCAAGCTTGCCTTTTGCTGcacttttttcttgttttaag GCCAAAGGTTTAAAAGTCACCTGCTTATTATGCTACTGCTCAGAAGGGGACAACATACAGGATGCTTTCCATTTGGCTGAGGCAGCATGCAAACTTCTGGGTCTTAGTCCCAGTAATTTCCACG GCAATGAGGGTAATGGATGGCTCATTCCATATTCGTGGAAGACAGTGTATGGACTACCCCCAGATATGTCTATCTTCTAG